acaatccaaggagGCAAACAAAGCCGTTTTATAGCgctgcgtgacgacgtattcgtccactccgctcatcaactagttccaagTTACCAGTTCCAACGTTATGACGAAACGTCgcaggtcgaggacgtcgtaaaccgaggaccgcCTGTATCTAGGATTATTAACTGACGACCATTTGTCTTTTAAGGAGCGCATtcagtaaattgtaaaaaaaaaaacaaaaagaaactgaaactcTTATTAGGATTTTACTACAGAAATgagtcttgcttttttttttgtgtgaaacagaaattggcagaaaaatacataatacTCACACAATAAAACTAGAACATGCAACTAGAATCTGACCTTGAGTCCGATGACGTTCTGTCCGTTGATTTCACAGATGTAATGTTCGGTCAGGAGGCCGTTGCGGGCAGCAGAACCGTCCTTGACCAGCGAGGTGATTTTACCGGACTTGTAGATGAAGCCCACGTGTCCTGAGCTGTCTTTGTGCATGGTGACAGTGCGCTGGAAAGGCCTGGAGACACCAACAGGAAAGATTATTAGTCCACAGCTGGAAGGATTTCCGTTAAGAAACATCAGAAATACTTCAACTGCAAAGAGCAAATCAACCAGCAGAGGGAGCCAAACGTCTCAGCTTCTAATGAGATGGAAAAGACCCAAAATAGCTcccttttaaatattaataggctttaaaatctgaaatctgCTGTACAATGTGGGTCATGAACCATTAATAGTCGTCTTATCTTTGCCTGGTCGGCTGGGAAAGTTCAGTTACAGTTACATGAAGCCACTTTTTCTTTGAATTACAGCATGAAATTAGAGTTTAAAGTTTCGAAAAGCTCCCTAAATACATCTAAAAGGCAAACTATTACATTTaagtacataaaatacaagAGAGATTTTCACACATTAGATAAGCAGTTTAGTCTGACTCACTAATTCTCAATAATTTGCCTTCAGCCCAGtttgtaaaaaaatgaaatacagtcttgacatgtttttttctgtaacacTATGatgaaatgtacattttcatcaACAAATATCTACacaataaaggaaataatgtcTGAATATATGAACTAATGCAGGATTACTCAGCATCCTGCATGCATAAACAGAATATAATGCATCTGTCTCAATGGTAAGATATAATAATTTGCATAAACTGTATGTTCTTTAGCTGCATCCCCTTCACTAATTTGGCTTTCAGTGGCGTAAAAACATCATCAACTTACCATTACTATTGGTGTTTATATGCTACATATTAATGCTGCTTTAATGATTCTTATTATGTAATTGTCTTATCTTTTCCTGGTAAGCTGGGAAAGTTGAGTCGAAAACAATAAAGTAACTTTTGCTCTGAATTCTAACATGTTAAAAGTTCATAAAAGCTGCCTCCAAAATCCAAACTTCTACAAATCAGTATAAAACATTTGACATGGAAATTAGACAAATGGTTGATGAGTAGTTTAGCCagactgaaaaataaaccaCTACGTCTGTTTCCATATGTGCATTTATATTCTAATGTGGAGGCTCATAAAGTCATTCACACGTTCttactgaaaaattaaaaattagtgGTGACAAACTTTTTCTCCAACacaaatgagactcaaaataaatgcacagtaaactctgaaaacaaaaacctttgaaatGTAGTACAACAAATATCTACacaataaagtaaaatgaattCAACAGGCTACAGGTTGTACGGGATGGTAGTTTAAGTTatattaatgttgttttaatgcTATTAGATGTTTTAGCTACATCTCCAGCTAAAAGTAGTTCAATAATTACGGTGACCTGCAGTGGAGGAACAGGTAGATGCaactacataaaaataaactaaaagatGGATAAATAGACAAACAAATGAAGGGTTATTTAACATCCTGCATgtataaatctgtggatgttctcagtcatccaggtcatgataagtctcaagcaagcataagttatggcaactgaactaacctcgtgtgagtcgaaaacgtttcacctctcatccaagaggcttctctactccccaccaggctttcagaattgaagaagcctcttggatgagaggtgaaacgtttttgactcacacgaggttagtccagttgccataacttatgcttgcttgagactgaTCCTGCATGTATTTACAGAAAGATAATGCATCTCTCTGAAAGGTGAGCAAAAATCCCCTTCCAGGATGATACTGCAGATATGTTTTTTAGCTGCCTGACCTGCACTAGCTGGCTGCAACTTTCCTTTCTGTAacctaaaaataacatttatcaacTGCTTTCAGTTCTTTGGTGCGTATAGGATACAGGTATGGTTGATAGTTTAAGTTATATTAATGCTGTTTCAATGTTATGAGATGTTTTAGTCTCGTCTCCAACTAAAAATAGTTGAATAATCACAGTGACCTGCAGTGGAGGAACAAATAGATGCAACTGTCCAAGTTATGAAGGAACAAACGCATCCTGATAAAAGGTTTCAGAAGGAGTGTTGCAGTGAAATGTTCCTCACCTGTCCCTGACCACCAGCTCGATGCGGGTCTCGGCTGCAGCCTTCAGAGCCTTGTGGGCCTTGTCCACGCTCCATCCAGCACAGTTCTGCCCGTTGATCTGAAGGACCTGGTCTCCAAAGCGAAGCCCGGCGAGGGCGGAGGGGGAGTTGGCCTGAACCAGCTGGATAAACACTCCCTGATAAAGAGGAAACACATAGAACTTTCAAAATGAGTCCTGAGCaatggaggaagagaaggaggagaccTCGACAGCCGAGAAAACAAAAGGAGTCCtcaggagagaaaaggaggcAAGGACACCGAGACaacagaggaaacaaaaaacagaatctgAAGCTGAAATAAGTAACACAAAACAGGATCAACAGGTCTGAACAACCCATTAAAGTAAGAACTAGCTACAGTCCATGCAACATGATCTATTTAATTGAATTATTATGGTCTTCTGTGGAAGCTATGTTAGCCTACAGCTTACTGAAGACTGCTTTATTCTGCAGAAATCatgaatgtgttttgtttgctaTACTTCAGTAGTACATTGATTACCAACACACTAAATCTCCTGAGTCTGCTTGCTTGTTTCATAGAGTCAGAACAAACTGAATTATTAACCACATTCTGGGGCCACTTTCAAGCTGGTATCAAAGGAGACCATTTAttcagtctgtgtttgtttgtcttattCTCGCTCCGTTGCTCCAGACGCCACCCAGTCACTATTTTGGTCGCTAATAAGCTCGCTAGCCTAATTACCGCTAATAGCATTCCAAGTAAATTCCATGCCGATAGAAACACGTGCCTTAAATCTGGGCAGTATTGGACTACATCTTCAGGTTTGCAGGAGTTAATGTTACCTGTCTTTTCTACGACGTTCATTCTGTGCACCGagttgaaaaaaacaaagtaccaccacaaacatgtaaatttcccctggagtggggagaaataaagaacttcatctttatctttatcttaaacaaacaaacaactgatCTCACACAGATGTCATttatcagacacaaaacatgtttAGTCTCAATCcagctttagatattttttcatttattgtcatGAAAACTCTCCACAAAGGAAACAGTTCTTTAATTCCTCGCCGAGAAAGCATATCATGGGAGAGCAAGTCGTGCTAACCAATCACAGAAAgccattgtttacacagagagacagaggagcaCATTAGCAGATTGTAGCAGCTCCGATTATTTACTGAAGCTGTGTTTGGAAGGTGACAAAGGAGATGTTGCTGAAGTTgattacacagaaaacaccccaATAACTGGCTTATTGGTGACACTGCAGCTTGAATGTTTTTTGCTGAAGGCTAAAGCTATCACTAAGAGGTTTGCTGTGCCTTTAGCCTCTTGCTAAAGCTACCTGTTGTACTATAACATCTTCCTAAAATCTGATTAATTTCAACAATCTGTTTTAACTGACAGACATGTCTCTTTAGCAGAGAAACAACCTGCAAAGGCTGAACTAGCCATCGCCACAAATTGGGAAATTAGCTACTACAGTAgataaggctatgctaacagctagtggCTAAGATaaaaggcagccacagattaacctgaaacagtgTCTGGAAAATAATAGTTAATAAACCTTGAAGATCTGGATCTAAGTGGGCAGTAAAAGTGAGAGAACATTAAAAGATTTCAATAAATTGATCATTCAGTCTTGATCAATCGAACTCACGGTAAACACAGAAGAGCATTGTAGCATCACATGACGCTCCAACCATCATCACTCcagtttctattttacatattcagctaAAGTAATCCCTATTATTGAAGAAACCTACTTAGAAATGACAAGATCCCTGCTATCAAATGCTGTGAATATATACCATTTATTGTACGTCTGTTCCCAATATCagttattggtttttttttgactATCAAGAATCAATACCTGCCCCAAAAGAAACATACATCGGTCATTCCCTACTTTtgattagagaaaaaaacagttcaagatacactaccgttcaacagtttgaggtcatccagacaattttatgttttccatgaaaactcacacttttattcatgtgctaacataactgcacgagggttttctaatcatcaatgagcctttcaacaccattagctaacacaatgtagcattagaacacaggagtgatggttgctggaaatgttcctctgtacctctatggagatattccattaaaaatcagctgtttccagctagaatagtcatttatcacattaacaatgtctagactggatttatcattcatttaatgttatcttcattgaaaaaaatggtttggTTTCAAAAGTAAggtcatttctaagtgaccccaacttttgaatggtagtatatagATGTATAAGTAAATATATGAAGTAGATCAATTCAGACCTGAGAGCAAAACGTAGAAAACTACAGATCCATTCACATTAagttgttgtcattgttttctGATAAATAACACCACTATCGCAGTAAAAGTGAGTAGACAGCCTTGTCTTGTGGCTAGTGCTAAGTGCTAAATGTGAAGTAGTAAAATGACTAGTGATCAATATGGTGGGTGATGAAATGCTCCGGACTTTCAGGGTCCAAGGTGAGTTATTAACAGCCGGTCTGTTCTGTAAAAGACTTATGAGATGCCGACTCACGTTGTCGATGGCTCTGAGCCGGAGTCCGACCTTCCCATCCTGGTCCTTACAGAGGATGATCTCCCTCAGACCCGGGCGGATCTCTGCCCTCCTGATGCCGATATCTGCCCCCGTCACCGGCCGAATCATCCCACCTACACCTGATAGGGAGGGCAACGCCACCTGCTGTAGATTAGAGGAGTAAAGAGCAGCATTACAttaaagtacagaaaaaaaggaatgcTGCATCAAATGGAGGTACGTGGGAGGATTTAATTTCATCCTCCTGCACCGTGAACGAAATCAGGACTGCTTTAGGTGCTTCTTTTTCATTGTTACCATGCTTTGCAATTAACACAGAGAGAATTAACACATCAGAACCATAACAGCATAGGTGAGGGTTTCAGCAAATGGCAGATGGTTAAATGCCAGTTTGGTCGCTGCAGGATCCACACGAACACATTGGAGAGGAGGGAAGAGCTGACACTCTCCCACTCACAGCTCCAGGCCTGTGGTGAGTCATTCAGCAAAACGTGGATCTCCAGGAACGCTGGTGTTCTGATGGCGCTTTCCAACCACTAAGAGCTGGTTTGTAATCTTTAAAGTGTGTTCCTATGCATTTATAATTAAATCTGACCTGGattctttattttcacaacATGGCTTTTGGTACTTTAACCCTcaactgtggaaaaaaaggatAATTTTCCACATAATTCATACATAAAGAGATAGATTTAAGACATGCGGATGACTTtacaaagagtaaaaattagaGAGATGACATTAACAGCAATTTTTCAATAGAAGTAACctctattttaaatttgtccactgtACTGCCACAACTTTATGTATCTTCTATGTATAAATTTTAGATATCTACAAGGCGTGTAGATAACTTCTTCCTTAGATATCCCACTTTAGTTTCTATAATGTGGTGGTCAgaattactacacagatgtggaaattaatgtaaatttaaattaatttctagATCTCGACAAgccgttttgatcataaagtaaaatactagattgttcagttctggatatctgtgactgaatgttttgttcctttgtagataaactgtgatctgtaggctgtaatgtgtaaatgataaactgaggcataatattgttgaaattgcacttatttttctgaagaaatttcactttgttcacaatgtttttcaaaaatatagttcattaaccctcctattaCCTTCAAATTCAAGAACATCTTTTATCCTTGGGGTCAGTTTGACTCCAGCAATTTAAACCTCCAAAAAATTATCAGAATTAAAATTGCTCCCCAAGTTTATGTGTCAGGtagtttatgtctttttgttgactACCTAAATATCCCTTTCAATAAAACAACCCCCACCCACTGCCCTCATACATCCTGAATATCTGGTATGTGACTATGAAGACATTTGCAGATCATAATAAAATCTCACCGACTGACCTAAAATTGGAGAGaaatatctttttttgtgttttaatggctttatattatttcaaagtacatatttttgttctctataacatttggaatgaaaaactatttctgtTATCAAGAATAGTAACATGTATTATGTTCGAGGTCAA
The nucleotide sequence above comes from Amphiprion ocellaris isolate individual 3 ecotype Okinawa chromosome 8, ASM2253959v1, whole genome shotgun sequence. Encoded proteins:
- the sdcbp2 gene encoding syntenin-2, translating into MSLYPSLEDLKVDKVIKAQAQFAQTAAPMPAIAEGTYQPQPAATMMPSSSLYPNLEELGDYMGLALNSDEVQKNLALVPVADNQVALPSLSGVGGMIRPVTGADIGIRRAEIRPGLREIILCKDQDGKVGLRLRAIDNGVFIQLVQANSPSALAGLRFGDQVLQINGQNCAGWSVDKAHKALKAAAETRIELVVRDRPFQRTVTMHKDSSGHVGFIYKSGKITSLVKDGSAARNGLLTEHYICEINGQNVIGLKDSQIKDILSTSPTAMTITIMPKFVYEHMIKRMSSGLLRSAMDHSVPEV